In Bacillus sp. S3, the sequence CATCCATCAAAAATGGAATACCTTCTTCCGCTTCGGTTGGAAAGGAAGCAGAGCGAATGACAGGAAAGATCTTTTTCTCATGATCCGTTAACTGAATCGGATCCTCCATTGCCCGAAGCCCTTCTTCAACGTAATAAACTATCTCATCAATCGCCTTATCTTTTTCTATATTCCATTTTGCTATGATTCCAGGTAATGAAACCGTAATCCCCTTATTAACAATTTCGCTTTCGATACGGAGCTGATCTTTTTCCCGGTCATAAGAAATTACTCTGTCTTTCCCGGCCAAGCGCTCCTCTATTGCACGACGCATTTTTTTACTATCCATTTTCATATTTTAACCCACCATTTCTTGGAGCTGTATCTCCTATTGTACATGAAAAAAACCCCCATCTCAAAAGATAGGGGCGTTCACGTTTGATTATTTTAAACCTGAAATGAAAGCTTCAATTTCTTCCTGGGTTTTACGGTCTTTACTTACAAAGCGGCCAAGCTCTTTTCCGTTTTCATAAGCGATAAAGCTTGGAATGCCATATACGTCTACTTGTTGGCATAAATCAATAAATTGATCACGGTCCACATGAATAAACGTAAATTCTGTAAATTTAGCTTCAATTTCTGGCAGCACCGGTTCGATAAAACGGCAATCCCCACACCAATTTGCTGAAAACATAAAAATAGTTTTGGATCCATCACGAAGTTGTGCAAATTGCTCCATAGACTCTAAATTTTTCACACTTAACGCCTCCGATTGAAGATATACTCTTTGGTAAGATTCTTCTCAAATCATAACAGTCCCACAGCTTTTCAGTCCAATCATCTGCACATAATTTAGATTAGCTTTTATGTTATGATGCGATCCTTAACGTAGGATTATTCTTTCGTTTCTTGTGGATATTTCACTGAATTGACAATTTGCATCATCGATTTGGCATCCTCATTCAACTTACCAGTTTTGACTTGAGTCGTTATTTTGGCACCGCCAACACCGATCGTTACTTCATTCAAGTCGTCATCCTTCAACTGCTGAATGGTTAAAAATCCATATTTATTGTCATTCTTAAATGTTTCATTGATATCGAGCTTTTCATATTGATCAACAGTAGATTTATAAAGGACATCACTGGTCCTTTCCTCTTGCGGATTGATGAAAAGAATAAATATTTCAGAGCCATTTTGTAAAATAATATTGTTTGGAGATTGATCTTTTATGCTATAACCTGTTGGAAGATAAAAATGAATTTTACCACTTTTTTTATTTGTTTGTTTCTCCTTCTCATTAAACGTTGTTTTTACTGTATTAACGGCTGCTTTACTTTCCTCTTTAAATGATGGATTGTTGCATCCACTTATTAACAAAATCGCAAACATAAAAATGGTGATTATTTTAATAGTTTTCATTCAGATTTTCCGCCTCCTTACAAGATGTATAAAGTCCTATCTTCATCATACCTTCCAAAATAATCAAAAAACAAGACTTTTTGACGATTCTTGCTGTCGAAAAATCAGGATTTTTTTCCTAACTGCCTTGTTGATAGCGATATTGTCCAACTAATAGATTCGCCACATGTGTAAACATATCAACCCGATTAATCATGCCATTCGTAAAAATCCCAACTGCTCCTTCATGTTTCCTAACATTTTTCATTTTTGCAAAAATCTCCATAACCGGACCGAGTTCTTCTCCGGCTCTTAGCCTTACTGCAATTTCTTCGGGGAGAAGAAATCTTGCTCCGCCGGCAATAATCGGCTCCATGTTATGAGCGGCTAATGCTCCCCAATTGCAAAGCAATAGCCCGTGGCTCGTTTCCTGGACACCGCCTTCTAGTCCAATGCCAATGTCTCCATTACCTTGCTTTAACGCTCCTACAGCTCGATTGATGGCACCGCGGATGGTTTCCTCATCTGAAAACGGCTGCTCGCCTACATCAGAAGGAATATCGAGTGAAACAAACTCTGTTTCTTGGTCTGCGAAACTATTTTTTACAGCATTAATTTTTGCTGGATTTTTTGAACCGATGATGATTTTCATGATAGTCTCTCCTTTTTAACATCAAAATAGAGGCATGGTTAGTGCCTCCATTTTAATTAGCTATTTGCTTTAATTGTGTCTACTGTTGTTTGGTCACATGCTTTGACGAGTTTAACCAATAACTGTTTTGCCGCTGCGTAATCATCCACATGAATGATGGAGGCATGAGTATGAATGTAGCGCGAACAAATACCGATTACTGCACTTGGAACACCCTCATTAGATAAATGAACCCTTCCTGCGTCTGTTCCACCCTGTGAAACAAAATATTGATATGGGATCTTATTTGTTTCTGCTGTATCGAGAACAAACTCTCTCATTCCGCGATGGGTTACCATAGAACGGTCAAGTATTCGAAGCAATGTCCCTTTTCCTAATTGGCCAAATTCATTTTTATCACCAGTCATATCATTGGCCGGGCTTGCGTCCATGGCAAAAAAGATATCAGGTTTAATCATATTGGCTGCTGTCTGCGCACCTCGTAAACCGACCTCCTCCTGAACGGTTGCCCCGGAATACAAGGTATTTGGCAATGTTTCATCCTTTAGCTCTTGCAATAATTCAATCGCAAGTCCGCAGCCGTACCGATTATCCCAAGCCTTTGCCAAGATTTTCTTTGGATTTGCCATTGGGGTAAATGGACAAATCGGCAAAATCGGATCCCCTGGCTTAATCCCAATCCGCTTTGCATCTTCGCGGTTATCCGCGCCAATATCGATGAGCATATTTTTTATTTCCATTGGTTTATTTTTCTTTGAATCGTCTAACAGATGCGGAGGAATTGAACCAACAACACCTACGACAGGGCCATTCTTTGTCATAACTTGAACACGCTGGGCGAGAAGAACCTGACTCCACCAACCTCCCAGTGTTTGAAAACGGAGCATTCCATTATCAGTGATGGCAGTAACCATAAAACCGACTTCATCCATGTGCCCCGCTACCATGACTGCAGGACCACCCGCTCCTTTTTTCACTCCAAAGATACTGCCTAATTGATCCTGAATAATTTCATCTGCGTAAGGAGTCAATTGTTCCCGCATAAACTTTCTTACTAAATGTTCATTTCCGGGTGCGCCCGGAAGCTCGGTTAATGTTTGAAAAAGCTTTAAGGTCTGTTCGTTCATAAAAAGGCTCCTTTTAATCTATTTATGTATATTTCCATTTTACAGAAACTTTTTATTGGTTACCAACATTTCATTTTCTGTAATAATTTCTTCTCCCAGTCAAATACGTTATACTGAGAAGAGATACCTTTTAAGTAATCTTTTCCAAATTTGGGGGTGCAATAGATGAACTGGAAGTCATTTTTACTTGGTGCCGCAGCGGGGGTAATCAGCGGCTACGTAACAAAAGAAATCTTAAACAAAAAAACAAAAGTGTCACCTGAAAAAGTATTAGAGCATGTAAAAAAGCAATTTAAACAACATGGGCCAATCAGCGGCTCATGGATTCATATGGCAGCTGAACCGTATCAAAAACAGCATTTGAACTATCAGGTTTATAAAGGCGGCATTTCTAAACAAAATGATGGTGCAAATGAACAATACGAATTTATTGCGGATGCATCCACCGGAACCATTTTGGATCTGCGTTCGTTAACAGAAGAGCTGGTTTAAAAGATAAAAATAGCCGCATTATCATGATACGGCTATTTTTATCTTATCTTTCTCTTTTAATGCTTTCCACTATTTCTTTTCCATCCTGTCCCCATTTAACAGCCCGGTAAAAAGCATCATGATAAAAGGTAAACCAGGCGTTTTTTGCTAAACCGAATGGCAGCCATTTTTCCTTTGCCGCAATCGAATCCATTGGGTAATCATCGTAAGCCATAACCCATAGTACATTCTGATGGGCATGTGTCGCCATCAGGTCTGCCATGTGAATAGACATTTCGCCCTGATCCTCGATGATCAAGATTGAATGTCCATTACTATGTCCGCCTGTATGAATCATTGTAATGGCTCCGAAATTCCACTTTTCCTCAAAAGGAATCACTTGTGTTTCGATTGCCTGCCAATTTTCTTTCCAATATGTATTTTTCGAACGGACATTAGGCTGACGCATTTCGTCCCATTCTACTTGAGAAGTAATAATTTTTGCATTTGGAAAGGTTGAAACATACTTGCCGTCCACAAGCTTGGTCAAGCCGCCAACATGGTCAAAATGCAAATGTGTCATTAGTACATAGTCAATCATTTCAGGATGTAACCCAACTTGAGCTAATGATTCCTCAAGCTCCGATTCTCTTGTTACACCATAATTTCTTAACTGTTTGTCGGTTAATTTTCCTTTTCCTATGCCAGATTCGACTAAAAGATTTTTCCCTTCCATCTGGATTAAAATAGGGTCTGTTGGCAGTTCAATTTGGTTTTTTTCATTTGCCGGATACTTTTTCGACCATAATCCCTTTGGGACCACGCCAAACATAGCACCGCCGTCCAAGTTTGTTACGCCTCCCGATAACCAGGTTAATAAAACGTTTCCAACTTTTAATGTCTCCATTCTCCATCTCCTCCATTTCACTCATTTCTCTATAATTTTAACATTGTCTAAATTTTGAAGAAACAAAAAAAGGACAGTTCATCATTTGAACTGCCCATATGTTTAGTTTTGATATTTTACCTCGCAGCGATAAATCCGATTGCCTTGCTCGGAAAATTTCTGCTCGTATTCGGTCATGATGTTTCCTTCATAACCACTTTGATGAAAATCGAGGCTTACATATTTTAATAATAAACCATAAGCGGAAAAGCTCATGAGTGAGTATTCAAATAAACCTTGATTATCTGTTTTAAAATGAATTTCGCCGCCATCGACCAAAATATCTTGATAAAGTTTTAAGAAATCTTTATACGTTAATCTTCTTTTCTCATGGCGGACTTTAGGCCATGGATCTGAAAAGTTCAAGTAAACCCGATCCACATCATTTTTAGTAAAATACTTTGCTAAATCAGCCGCATTGACGTTCAAAAGCTTTACATTTGGTAAATCAGCCTCAATTAAACGATCCAATGCTGCTACGATGACACTGTCATATAACTCAATTCCCATATAATTAATGCCGGGATTCGCTTTTGCCATCTCGGTGATAAATTGACCTTTTCCTGTACCGACTTCGATATGAAGCGGCTGGTCTTTTTCAAAAACCTCATGCCATTTTCCTTTGTGCATTTCGGGATTGGCGACGATAAATTGTGGATGCTCTTCTAATTTCTCCTTTGCCCAAGGCTTATGTCTAAGTCTCATTGTGACACTCCTAATCAAATTTTCCTTCCAAACATAACATGCTGACCATTTTCATGACAAGCTAAATTTAATGGAAAAAAGGTTAAAGCATAAATAGAAAAAGAATTCACATCCTAAGGTGAATTCTTTTTTTCATTTCCACTGAAAGGGTGTGCTTTTATGCCATTAAGTCACGATGACCAAGTTACATTATTGAAAGATATCTTAAACAATCATCAAACAGACTGCTGCGGATCCGTTGCAGAATGTGAACAGCTCGAACGCTTAATTAAATCGCTGATGGTCAACACTCAAGTCGATCAAAATGTGAAAAACATCTTACAGGAGGTCTACCATTACAGCCAGCACGGTTCACAGACTGCCGATTTAGACCAGCATATTTTATCAAACCAAGAAAACTTATCCCAATGGGTAAGCGATATTGGTCAATTTTCATAAGAAAAGCGCAAACGCCTTAGAGGATTTCGTTTATAAACCGAATCCATTTATTCATTTCTTCCAGACGGTTCTTATTTTTATACCATTGAATGGAAGATAAAGTTTGAATCGTCACATACCATTTCATTCTCAGCTTTAGATGGTCTGTCAGCTCTTTTCCGTAGAGTGTAAGCCAATCCTGCCAGTTTTTTTCAGGAATGTACCAATAGAGGAGCAATCCCAGGTCGATGGCGGGGTCGGCAATCATCGCCCCGTCCCAATCAATCAAGTACAGCTGGTTGTCATCAGAGAGCAGCCAGTTGTTATGATTGACATCCCCATGACAAACGACTTTTTCATCGCAATAAATGTGCATGGCTTCCTTTTTTAGAAAGCTCATTGCTTTCTGTGATTCCGGTAAGGTAATAACCTCATCATCCAATTCGGATATTACCGATTGCAAAATAGGCTCCGGAAGTAAGGGTGAATGTTCAATCCGGCTTAACATGCCAAGCATTGGCTCCGAACAATGAATTTTCTTAAGCAATCTTGCAACATTATCTTGGTTCATTTCTGACGGCGTTAATTCTCGGCCAGGAAGCCATTGCTGCGCTGTGATTACATCTCCATTTTCCAATCGTTTTGTCCAAACTAGCTTTGGGACGATTCCTTCTGCTGAGAGTACTGCAAGGAATGGAGAGGAATTCCGCTTTAAAAAAAGCCTTTGATCTTCATATTCCGCATAAAAGGCTTCTCCCGTTTTGCCTCCAGCGGGGGTAATTTCCCACTCTTGTCCTAGTAAATGTTCCAAAATTGCTCACCTTCAATTTATGCCGTTCTATTGGGCTTTTTCCCCAGACTAAAGAGGTAAAACCTGTGCTGCCGAAAGGTTTTAATTTAATCACCATTATTTCAATAGCTTTTTTTAAATAAAAAAAAGCTATTGAAACCATTGCACACAATAGCCATCTTAATAAATTTTATCTCCAATTGCCTTTTTTCGTCAAGTCATCTTGAAAAACTATTTTTTTAATAAAACATTCAAAGAAATAGGTTCCATCGTAATTTCTCCCACTAGCATACATTCCTTGGAAGAAATTCCTGCATATTCATGATTAGCCAACACTGACCATTCTCCATCTGGAAGGTGAATATTTTTTTTCTTATTAGAAGGATTAATCATGAGAATAACTTCTCTATTATTCATTTTATACAGACAGCCTAACACTGGAGCAGTTAATGATAATGGATGAATATGGGAACGGATTTCATCAGACGTTCGCATCCGGAAACACGAAAATGCTTTGCGAATTTGAATCAAACCTTTAATATATTCCACATTTTCGATAAATTGGATTTTGCGTTCCCAATCAAGCTGGTTTATTGAGTCAGGAGAACGGTAGCTGTTTCCCTCTCCTTGTTTTGTACGGAAAAATTCCTGTCCGCTATGAAGGAATGGTATACCTTGAGATAAAATAACAATACCTGTCGCAAGACGATGGTATCTCATACAGATCTCAGGCTCCTGATCAGGAAAGCAGGCTTGAAGTTTATCCCACAGCGTATGGTTATCATGACATTCAACATAATTCACAGATTGGCTGGGTTCATTAAAAAGCCGAGATCCTTTCTTAGTCAAGCCGATACTTCCTGTTATTACATCTATAGCAGCATCCAGGTGATGCTCATTCCCTAATGCGTACCCTTTTGCAAACAAATTAAATGTACTCCCTTTAATGGTGTCACGAAATTTATCATTGAACTGGCCAATTTGCGGAATTTTTGCCTGATTGACAATGGTTGCCTTTTGTTCAACTGGAAGTGGTGTATTCAAGCTCCATCCTTCACCAATGATAAGCGAGCCTTTCTTGATACTATCGCACGCTTTCCTCACCTCCATCATTGTTTCCACATCTAAAATTCCCATAAGGTCAAACCGAAAGCCATCTATATGATACTCTTCCATCCAATAGCGAATGGAGTCAACAATAAATTTTCTAACCATTCTTCGTTCTGAGGCGATATCATTTCCCACACCTGTACCGTTTGATGGCAGCCCCATTTCATTATGACGAAAATAATACCCGGGAACCACCTTTTCAAACGATGAATTCTCACGTATAAAGACATGATTATACACCACATCCATGATGACACGGAGCCCGCTTGAGTGAATTTGATCAATTAATTTCTTTAACTCATTGATTCGTGAATAAGGGGCAGATGGGTCTGTAGCATAACTTCCCTCGGGAGCATTAAAATGGAGAGGATTATA encodes:
- a CDS encoding phosphotransferase family protein, which produces MEHLLGQEWEITPAGGKTGEAFYAEYEDQRLFLKRNSSPFLAVLSAEGIVPKLVWTKRLENGDVITAQQWLPGRELTPSEMNQDNVARLLKKIHCSEPMLGMLSRIEHSPLLPEPILQSVISELDDEVITLPESQKAMSFLKKEAMHIYCDEKVVCHGDVNHNNWLLSDDNQLYLIDWDGAMIADPAIDLGLLLYWYIPEKNWQDWLTLYGKELTDHLKLRMKWYVTIQTLSSIQWYKNKNRLEEMNKWIRFINEIL
- a CDS encoding YtzH-like family protein; translated protein: MPLSHDDQVTLLKDILNNHQTDCCGSVAECEQLERLIKSLMVNTQVDQNVKNILQEVYHYSQHGSQTADLDQHILSNQENLSQWVSDIGQFS
- the trmB gene encoding tRNA (guanosine(46)-N7)-methyltransferase TrmB, producing MRLRHKPWAKEKLEEHPQFIVANPEMHKGKWHEVFEKDQPLHIEVGTGKGQFITEMAKANPGINYMGIELYDSVIVAALDRLIEADLPNVKLLNVNAADLAKYFTKNDVDRVYLNFSDPWPKVRHEKRRLTYKDFLKLYQDILVDGGEIHFKTDNQGLFEYSLMSFSAYGLLLKYVSLDFHQSGYEGNIMTEYEQKFSEQGNRIYRCEVKYQN
- a CDS encoding YtnP family quorum-quenching lactonase, coding for METLKVGNVLLTWLSGGVTNLDGGAMFGVVPKGLWSKKYPANEKNQIELPTDPILIQMEGKNLLVESGIGKGKLTDKQLRNYGVTRESELEESLAQVGLHPEMIDYVLMTHLHFDHVGGLTKLVDGKYVSTFPNAKIITSQVEWDEMRQPNVRSKNTYWKENWQAIETQVIPFEEKWNFGAITMIHTGGHSNGHSILIIEDQGEMSIHMADLMATHAHQNVLWVMAYDDYPMDSIAAKEKWLPFGLAKNAWFTFYHDAFYRAVKWGQDGKEIVESIKRER
- a CDS encoding PepSY domain-containing protein, with amino-acid sequence MNWKSFLLGAAAGVISGYVTKEILNKKTKVSPEKVLEHVKKQFKQHGPISGSWIHMAAEPYQKQHLNYQVYKGGISKQNDGANEQYEFIADASTGTILDLRSLTEELV
- the pulA gene encoding type I pullulanase, with amino-acid sequence MISADRKFLAYLDEMNIITILLPHSYHHGQSSSFYMMADAVKTPLQILKQTEIEHNHKYICQFKGDIAFGQQYWIVDEHGGKTDLQIGAVIRTEAFDEAFYYDGNDLGVTFQGGQTQFKLWAPTATGVKLKLRPPAGQYSEIVKMRREDRGIWSVGVNRDLDTFQYSFLVFVNQEWREVVDPYVKAVTANGELGVIVNLENSNRPRHDLPPIEHPVDAIIYETHIRDFSIHKNSGIQNKGLYLGAAELDTKGKDGSSTGLTYLKELGITHIEFLPFHDFAGVDELHPNKDYNWGYNPLHFNAPEGSYATDPSAPYSRINELKKLIDQIHSSGLRVIMDVVYNHVFIRENSSFEKVVPGYYFRHNEMGLPSNGTGVGNDIASERRMVRKFIVDSIRYWMEEYHIDGFRFDLMGILDVETMMEVRKACDSIKKGSLIIGEGWSLNTPLPVEQKATIVNQAKIPQIGQFNDKFRDTIKGSTFNLFAKGYALGNEHHLDAAIDVITGSIGLTKKGSRLFNEPSQSVNYVECHDNHTLWDKLQACFPDQEPEICMRYHRLATGIVILSQGIPFLHSGQEFFRTKQGEGNSYRSPDSINQLDWERKIQFIENVEYIKGLIQIRKAFSCFRMRTSDEIRSHIHPLSLTAPVLGCLYKMNNREVILMINPSNKKKNIHLPDGEWSVLANHEYAGISSKECMLVGEITMEPISLNVLLKK
- a CDS encoding M42 family metallopeptidase, which encodes MNEQTLKLFQTLTELPGAPGNEHLVRKFMREQLTPYADEIIQDQLGSIFGVKKGAGGPAVMVAGHMDEVGFMVTAITDNGMLRFQTLGGWWSQVLLAQRVQVMTKNGPVVGVVGSIPPHLLDDSKKNKPMEIKNMLIDIGADNREDAKRIGIKPGDPILPICPFTPMANPKKILAKAWDNRYGCGLAIELLQELKDETLPNTLYSGATVQEEVGLRGAQTAANMIKPDIFFAMDASPANDMTGDKNEFGQLGKGTLLRILDRSMVTHRGMREFVLDTAETNKIPYQYFVSQGGTDAGRVHLSNEGVPSAVIGICSRYIHTHASIIHVDDYAAAKQLLVKLVKACDQTTVDTIKANS
- a CDS encoding DUF84 family protein, yielding MKIIIGSKNPAKINAVKNSFADQETEFVSLDIPSDVGEQPFSDEETIRGAINRAVGALKQGNGDIGIGLEGGVQETSHGLLLCNWGALAAHNMEPIIAGGARFLLPEEIAVRLRAGEELGPVMEIFAKMKNVRKHEGAVGIFTNGMINRVDMFTHVANLLVGQYRYQQGS
- a CDS encoding thioredoxin family protein, whose translation is MKNLESMEQFAQLRDGSKTIFMFSANWCGDCRFIEPVLPEIEAKFTEFTFIHVDRDQFIDLCQQVDVYGIPSFIAYENGKELGRFVSKDRKTQEEIEAFISGLK